The Dehalococcoidales bacterium genome includes a region encoding these proteins:
- a CDS encoding SDR family oxidoreductase produces the protein MDVKSFSLKGKVALVLGGAGDLGRAIAETYSLAGADVIISSRKQENLDKVAAEIKAKSGNKIVGIAGHLAKLDTVKVLVDTIMKDYGRIDVVVNSSGSSFMVPLTDVEEWQWDNVMNVNIKGPFFLCKQVAPIMKEQGGGSIINISSYMGIRTEETLGVYCISKAAVLHMTRVMAKEWGKWNIRVNSIAPAWVHSRLSEPFLQLSGVNDRMLSQTVLGRFGEPDDVAALALFLASDAGKNQTAGCFPLDYGMLT, from the coding sequence ATGGACGTAAAAAGCTTTTCTCTGAAAGGTAAAGTTGCCCTGGTGCTCGGTGGGGCGGGGGACCTCGGCAGAGCCATCGCCGAGACATATTCTCTCGCCGGCGCGGATGTCATTATCAGCAGTCGCAAACAGGAGAACCTGGACAAGGTAGCCGCAGAAATCAAAGCCAAATCCGGGAACAAAATCGTAGGTATCGCCGGGCACCTCGCCAAACTGGACACCGTCAAAGTGCTGGTGGACACCATCATGAAAGACTACGGACGCATCGATGTCGTCGTCAACAGCTCCGGCTCCAGTTTCATGGTACCGCTCACGGACGTCGAGGAATGGCAGTGGGACAACGTGATGAACGTCAACATCAAGGGGCCCTTCTTCCTGTGCAAACAGGTTGCCCCCATCATGAAAGAGCAGGGCGGCGGCAGCATTATCAATATCTCGTCCTACATGGGTATCCGCACGGAGGAAACGCTGGGCGTCTACTGCATCAGTAAAGCGGCGGTGCTCCACATGACCCGCGTCATGGCCAAGGAATGGGGCAAATGGAATATCCGCGTCAACTCCATCGCCCCCGCCTGGGTACACAGCCGCCTCTCCGAGCCGTTCCTGCAATTATCCGGCGTCAATGACCGGATGCTGAGCCAGACGGTGCTCGGGCGCTTCGGCGAGCCGGATGACGTCGCCGCGTTAGCCCTTTTCCTGGCTTCCGATGCCGGGAAGAACCAGACGGCCGGCTGCTTCCCGCTCGATTACGGGATGCTGACCTAA
- a CDS encoding SDR family oxidoreductase — MALPLAGKVVMVTGARQGLGKSISLGMAEKGADLVICDRVTDDGKLDETAKEIEALGRKTLTMGGDITIEDDVNAVVNKSLEKFGKIDVLVNNAGVTSQDSFEKMTYRRWRLILSVNLDGTYLCSKVVLPHMQEKKSGMIINVSSILAKEIRMNIAYGVTKAAVERFTLGLAREMRREEGIAVTCIRPYFVKTEVVMGFMEGHDTSNFEEPEIWQKYPALIAASKAADVTGKIWDKAALEEKFGKV; from the coding sequence ATGGCACTTCCATTAGCAGGTAAAGTTGTCATGGTAACCGGTGCCCGGCAGGGGCTGGGCAAGTCCATTTCCCTGGGCATGGCGGAAAAAGGGGCCGACCTGGTAATCTGTGACCGCGTCACGGATGACGGCAAGCTCGATGAGACCGCCAAAGAAATAGAGGCCCTGGGCCGCAAAACGCTGACCATGGGCGGGGACATCACCATCGAAGATGACGTCAACGCCGTCGTCAACAAATCTCTGGAGAAGTTCGGCAAGATAGACGTGCTGGTGAATAACGCCGGCGTCACCTCCCAGGACTCCTTCGAGAAAATGACCTACCGCCGGTGGCGTCTGATTCTCTCCGTCAACCTGGACGGCACCTATCTTTGTTCCAAGGTAGTCCTGCCGCACATGCAGGAAAAGAAAAGCGGCATGATTATCAACGTCTCGTCCATTCTCGCCAAGGAAATCCGCATGAACATAGCCTACGGCGTCACCAAGGCCGCCGTGGAGCGCTTTACGCTGGGTCTGGCGCGCGAGATGCGGCGGGAAGAGGGCATCGCCGTTACCTGCATCCGGCCTTACTTCGTCAAGACCGAGGTGGTCATGGGCTTCATGGAAGGGCATGACACCAGCAACTTCGAGGAGCCGGAAATCTGGCAGAAATACCCGGCGCTGATTGCCGCCAGCAAAGCGGCGGATGTCACCGGTAAAATCTGGGATAAGGCCGCCCTGGAAGAAAAATTCGGCAAAGTATAG
- a CDS encoding DUF3887 domain-containing protein, whose protein sequence is MLKKLCFVFAAALIAAVLPGCGGGGDKIQPPDYADNITETMLKALNNNDYQSYCQAFTNVMKQATTEEYFNTNRTFTLNKIGRYESKKVSSVSENGTTATVVYSAKFVNEPDDATVHIVFDTSGDNVAVSAFWIVSPKLFEH, encoded by the coding sequence ATGCTTAAAAAGTTGTGTTTTGTATTCGCCGCGGCGCTGATAGCGGCGGTCTTGCCGGGGTGCGGCGGCGGGGGCGATAAAATACAGCCGCCGGATTACGCGGACAATATCACGGAAACGATGCTTAAGGCATTGAATAACAATGATTACCAGAGCTATTGCCAGGCTTTTACCAATGTCATGAAACAGGCCACCACGGAGGAGTATTTCAATACCAACCGGACTTTCACGCTGAATAAAATAGGCAGATATGAATCCAAGAAAGTGTCCAGCGTATCCGAGAACGGCACCACCGCTACCGTCGTTTATAGCGCCAAATTTGTCAATGAGCCCGATGACGCCACGGTGCACATCGTTTTCGATACATCCGGGGATAATGTGGCGGTGTCCGCTTTCTGGATAGTGTCACCCAAGCTGTTCGAGCACTAG
- a CDS encoding CARDB domain-containing protein, translated as MSAYPRTAKTLLARTFILLLAVILGINGFGLLAPGVSAAASIDLTVQDISISPQDPTIGDAVTITIAVKNQGADGVGINYVGCFIDDTLLDVKDIIAIGPGAVGLVSFNWTAVKGSHVIRAVADYNAAIAETNETNNTRMFNFSILAPDLTIQSVSWSPQNPSKGDNVAFSVIIKNQGTSRSSLTDLFFYVDGISRGSQSIDIINPGETLTRTINWIASDGQHTIRIVVDKDNYVAESDETNNEQTFPFTTLPPDLVVQSVTWTPENPSRNDQVTFIVAVKNQGGGKADSCYLGYFIDDVYVSSISVNAIAAGGTSYLTFTWTALADTHSIKLVIDYSLKVVESDETNNELSALIATSAPDLIVKDITWTPQDAGVGDVVHFTVTIKNQGNGGAGASRAAYHVGGVYRGSLSIPPLDAGEEVTGTFDWTAEYGAITVMVAADSDSALLESHEANNMLTKTVPVIQADLVIDSITWLPVNPAVDETVVFTVSVKNQGGGKASLYHVGFYIDDTLVGSDLVYVTEGGDITDTVFEWQAQNGRHIFKAVADYTKVVTESNEKNNEQSSTIVPFMPDLAVGTVTWSPLDIGDGITVTFDIIVQNLGSIRAGASRLAYYVDGEMTGFTYIGSMDPGSTVTEHFTWVATAGPHRIDIVADANNQILEIDEDNNTKVVSLPPPDLTVLDIGVSPLDVAVGDTVSVIATIKNQGKSVTQPSLATLYVDGALVDSTELPPIGIGASYDVSLDWVTEAGTHTFKITADIDNTVIESDEVNNDKEMKFATLTPDLVVQDFFWETNNELASNEIHCIITVKNAGTGTAGSSQLKYYFEDTPAFTEDMPPILPGETAEYSFSTILSSGAHSAFIIVDYFDDVEELDEDNNQDIFTFDTIVPDLIIRSITWSPLDVKIGDEVTITAKVENQGIAKAVAPRMTLYVDGVEAGYTDIPEIEMDSIVTADFTWTVIAGDHEITVLANSDNLVVESNFSNNAKTRTISFEAPLTPTKVNAGLPDVTGTNKGFLNSWWWVLLLVAALLGVGAFITAMRAAKKKY; from the coding sequence TTGTCCGCTTATCCCCGGACCGCTAAGACGCTATTAGCCAGGACGTTTATCCTATTACTGGCGGTTATCCTGGGCATCAACGGCTTCGGCCTCTTGGCGCCCGGGGTATCTGCCGCTGCAAGCATCGACCTTACCGTTCAGGATATCTCCATTTCCCCCCAGGACCCCACCATCGGCGATGCCGTAACTATCACCATCGCCGTGAAGAACCAGGGCGCTGACGGCGTCGGGATTAACTACGTCGGCTGTTTTATCGACGATACCCTGCTGGACGTCAAGGACATTATTGCCATCGGTCCGGGCGCGGTCGGGTTGGTATCTTTCAACTGGACGGCGGTTAAAGGCTCCCATGTTATCCGGGCGGTAGCGGACTACAATGCAGCCATCGCCGAGACCAACGAAACGAATAATACCAGGATGTTCAACTTTTCCATACTCGCCCCGGACCTGACCATACAGTCGGTCTCCTGGTCGCCGCAAAATCCGTCCAAGGGCGATAATGTAGCCTTCTCCGTAATCATTAAAAACCAGGGCACCTCCAGGTCCAGCCTGACCGATTTGTTCTTTTACGTGGACGGCATTTCCCGGGGCTCCCAGTCCATTGATATCATCAATCCCGGTGAGACGCTGACGCGTACCATCAACTGGATTGCTTCCGATGGTCAGCACACCATCCGGATTGTAGTTGATAAAGATAATTACGTCGCCGAAAGCGACGAGACCAATAACGAGCAGACTTTTCCTTTCACCACTTTGCCCCCGGACCTGGTAGTCCAGTCCGTTACCTGGACACCGGAAAACCCCTCCCGCAACGACCAGGTTACCTTCATCGTGGCGGTGAAAAACCAGGGCGGCGGCAAGGCGGATTCCTGTTACCTGGGCTATTTTATCGACGATGTGTATGTATCATCGATATCGGTTAACGCCATAGCGGCCGGCGGCACCAGCTATCTTACCTTCACCTGGACGGCCCTGGCCGATACCCACAGCATCAAGCTGGTTATCGACTATTCCTTAAAAGTGGTGGAAAGCGATGAGACCAATAATGAGCTCAGCGCCCTTATCGCCACCTCAGCCCCGGACCTGATTGTGAAAGACATTACCTGGACGCCGCAGGATGCCGGCGTGGGCGATGTGGTGCACTTTACCGTAACCATCAAGAACCAGGGCAACGGCGGCGCCGGGGCATCGCGGGCGGCCTACCATGTCGGCGGGGTCTACCGCGGCTCGCTCTCCATACCGCCGCTGGACGCCGGCGAGGAAGTTACCGGCACCTTTGACTGGACGGCGGAATACGGCGCCATTACCGTGATGGTCGCCGCCGATTCCGATAGCGCTTTGCTGGAAAGCCACGAAGCCAACAACATGCTGACCAAGACCGTTCCCGTTATACAGGCGGACCTGGTGATTGACAGCATTACCTGGCTGCCGGTGAACCCGGCGGTTGATGAAACGGTCGTTTTCACCGTCTCCGTAAAAAACCAGGGCGGCGGCAAGGCCAGCCTGTATCATGTCGGGTTCTACATCGATGATACCCTGGTTGGCTCTGACCTGGTTTACGTCACGGAGGGCGGAGACATCACCGATACCGTCTTCGAATGGCAGGCCCAGAACGGCCGGCATATTTTCAAAGCCGTGGCCGACTATACCAAGGTCGTTACCGAGAGCAATGAGAAAAACAATGAGCAGTCCAGTACCATCGTCCCGTTCATGCCGGACCTGGCTGTCGGGACGGTTACATGGTCGCCGCTGGATATAGGGGACGGCATCACCGTTACCTTCGATATTATCGTGCAGAACCTCGGCTCGATACGCGCCGGCGCTTCCCGGCTGGCGTATTATGTCGACGGCGAAATGACCGGCTTCACCTACATCGGGTCGATGGACCCCGGCAGCACGGTTACGGAGCACTTTACCTGGGTGGCTACCGCCGGCCCGCACCGGATTGACATCGTGGCAGACGCCAATAACCAGATACTGGAAATAGACGAGGACAACAATACCAAGGTAGTCAGCCTGCCGCCGCCGGACCTCACCGTCCTGGATATCGGCGTTTCCCCGCTGGACGTCGCCGTCGGCGATACCGTGAGTGTGATCGCCACCATTAAAAACCAGGGCAAGAGCGTCACGCAGCCCTCGCTGGCAACCCTGTATGTTGACGGCGCGCTGGTGGATTCCACGGAGCTGCCGCCGATCGGCATCGGGGCGTCATATGATGTATCGCTCGATTGGGTAACCGAGGCCGGCACGCATACCTTTAAAATCACCGCGGATATCGATAATACCGTTATCGAGTCCGATGAAGTCAATAACGATAAAGAGATGAAGTTCGCCACACTGACCCCGGACCTGGTAGTGCAGGACTTTTTCTGGGAAACAAACAACGAGCTGGCCAGCAACGAGATACACTGTATCATCACGGTCAAGAACGCCGGCACCGGTACCGCCGGCAGCAGCCAGCTGAAATACTACTTCGAGGACACGCCCGCTTTCACCGAGGACATGCCGCCGATACTGCCGGGTGAGACCGCCGAGTATTCCTTTTCCACCATTCTTTCTTCCGGCGCGCATTCGGCTTTTATTATCGTGGACTATTTCGATGACGTTGAAGAGCTGGATGAAGATAATAACCAGGACATTTTCACCTTCGATACCATCGTGCCGGACCTGATTATCCGCTCTATCACCTGGTCGCCGCTGGACGTAAAAATCGGCGACGAGGTAACGATTACCGCCAAGGTGGAAAACCAGGGCATCGCCAAGGCGGTCGCGCCCCGCATGACCCTGTACGTAGACGGCGTGGAAGCCGGCTACACGGACATCCCGGAGATTGAGATGGACTCCATCGTCACCGCGGACTTTACCTGGACAGTCATCGCCGGCGACCACGAAATTACCGTGCTCGCCAACTCAGATAACTTGGTGGTGGAAAGCAATTTTTCCAATAACGCCAAGACCCGCACCATTTCCTTTGAAGCTCCGTTAACGCCGACCAAGGTGAACGCCGGACTGCCGGATGTTACGGGAACGAACAAGGGTTTCCTCAATAGCTGGTGGTGGGTGCTGCTGCTGGTGGCCGCGCTGCTGGGGGTGGGGGCTTTTATCACGGCGATGCGCGCCGCCAAAAAGAAGTACTAG
- a CDS encoding 4Fe-4S binding protein: protein MTYKILEFCVKCGGCAFECPVGAISEGETTYVIDPEKCTDCGLCLTNNHCPAWAIVKE, encoded by the coding sequence ATGACTTATAAAATACTGGAGTTCTGCGTCAAGTGCGGCGGCTGTGCCTTCGAGTGCCCCGTGGGCGCTATCAGTGAGGGCGAGACCACCTACGTTATCGACCCCGAAAAGTGCACCGACTGCGGCCTGTGCCTGACCAACAATCACTGCCCCGCCTGGGCAATCGTTAAAGAGTAA
- a CDS encoding NADH-quinone oxidoreductase subunit N — MNLSLFIPEIALAVTAVLVILLDLFVSRKVRGYALRWVSLAGLIVAGVFSIKMWGDNNPAFFNNMLAADNFAVFFQVLFLGSAFLVILASTDYAVKFERFQGEYYALILISVLGMMLMASAIDLISLFMALELASIPLYILAGFLKDNKGTESALKYLLLGAIASAVLLYGMTLVFGVTGQTQLIAIVQSITAQAAGSPAHSPALFMGIALLIAGFSFKIAAAPFQMWVPDVYEGAPTPITAFLSVGSKAAGFAIILRIFLTCFSAHVVTAHDWGYTFAALAALSMIIGNVAAIPQTNIKRMLGYSSIAQAGYIMVGLAAAGVFTGLESSHIGGVMMAQKGVLFFLVSYTLTNLGAFIAVITITGKLGSDRIADFAGLGKRAPLLALALTLCLISLIGIPPAAGFMAKFYIFSQAVSNGLLWLVIIAVINSVISAYYYLRVVKVMWFGEAASMEKVPSSIAPKAALVICCLGVLLLGIIPGLVMKLAEIASAMFTY; from the coding sequence TTGAATTTATCGCTGTTCATACCGGAGATAGCCCTGGCGGTTACCGCGGTACTGGTAATCCTGCTCGACCTGTTTGTGAGCCGGAAAGTCCGCGGCTACGCGCTGCGCTGGGTCAGCCTGGCCGGGCTTATCGTGGCCGGGGTGTTCTCCATCAAGATGTGGGGCGATAACAACCCCGCCTTCTTCAACAACATGCTGGCGGCGGATAACTTCGCCGTATTTTTCCAGGTGCTTTTCCTGGGCAGCGCCTTCCTGGTTATCCTGGCTTCCACGGATTACGCCGTCAAGTTCGAACGCTTCCAGGGCGAATACTACGCCCTTATCCTGATTTCCGTCCTGGGCATGATGCTCATGGCTTCGGCCATCGACCTTATTTCACTCTTTATGGCGCTGGAGCTGGCCAGCATCCCCTTGTATATCCTGGCCGGCTTTCTTAAAGACAACAAGGGCACGGAGTCGGCCTTAAAGTACCTGCTGCTGGGGGCTATCGCCTCGGCGGTGCTGCTCTACGGTATGACGCTGGTCTTCGGCGTGACCGGGCAGACGCAGCTCATAGCCATCGTCCAGTCCATCACCGCCCAGGCCGCCGGCAGCCCGGCCCATAGCCCGGCGCTCTTTATGGGCATCGCCCTGCTGATAGCCGGCTTCAGCTTTAAAATTGCCGCCGCCCCCTTCCAGATGTGGGTGCCGGATGTCTATGAGGGCGCTCCCACCCCCATCACCGCCTTCCTTTCCGTGGGGAGCAAGGCAGCGGGGTTCGCCATTATCCTGCGCATCTTCCTGACCTGCTTCAGCGCGCACGTGGTCACCGCCCATGACTGGGGCTATACCTTCGCGGCGCTGGCGGCTCTAAGCATGATTATCGGCAACGTGGCGGCCATACCGCAGACCAACATCAAGCGGATGCTGGGTTACTCCAGCATCGCCCAGGCCGGCTATATCATGGTGGGGCTGGCCGCCGCCGGTGTGTTCACCGGGCTGGAATCCAGCCACATAGGCGGGGTAATGATGGCGCAGAAGGGCGTGCTCTTCTTCCTGGTCAGCTATACCCTGACCAACCTGGGGGCGTTTATCGCCGTGATTACCATTACCGGCAAACTGGGCAGCGACCGGATAGCGGACTTCGCCGGGCTGGGCAAGCGGGCGCCTTTGCTGGCGCTGGCTTTGACCCTGTGCCTGATATCGCTCATCGGCATACCGCCGGCCGCCGGTTTCATGGCCAAGTTCTACATCTTCAGCCAGGCGGTAAGCAACGGCCTGCTCTGGCTGGTTATCATCGCCGTAATCAACAGCGTTATCTCCGCTTACTACTACCTGCGCGTGGTCAAGGTGATGTGGTTCGGGGAGGCGGCCTCGATGGAAAAGGTACCCTCCTCCATCGCCCCCAAAGCGGCGCTGGTCATCTGCTGCCTGGGCGTCCTGCTGCTGGGCATTATCCCCGGCCTGGTGATGAAACTGGCCGAGATTGCCAGCGCCATGTTCACCTACTAG
- a CDS encoding NADH-quinone oxidoreductase subunit M: protein MDFNWLSVILFLPALGAAVIALYKNADEKLIKRLALVFTAIPFIIALVLFIVFDRSASAAGLMQFEEKYLWIAPLNAYYHLGVDGLSMPLLLLTTFLGFLAVLISWKVHARPREFFAWLLLLETSIIGVFVSLDLLLFFIMWEIEVIPMYFLISIWGSGRRGYSATKYVIYTLFGSALMLTGILCVYFTTHSLNMVDIASQGLGMMQSAMPAAAIFWLLFIGFAVKLPMFPLHTWLPDAHTDAPTAVSVMLAGVLIKMGGYGILRLCVSMFPDQAQQYAQVLIVLALIGIIYGAAITLMQTDIKRLIAYSSISHMGYVLLGIFALGQVSMTGAALQMFSHGIITGLLFALAGLVIHNVEVRDLRKLGGLARQTPVIAAVFVIAGLASLGLPTTSGFAAEFITFLGSYTSTAVAHLNVYTIVAIIGVVLTAGYILWMLQQAFYGPVKAEYNGVKDADKLEKVYLFVLVAVIMLVGLYPAVLTDVFKLGISPIAGMIGG, encoded by the coding sequence TTGGACTTTAACTGGCTGTCAGTCATACTCTTCCTGCCGGCGCTGGGCGCGGCGGTTATCGCGTTATACAAGAACGCCGACGAGAAGCTCATCAAGCGGCTGGCGCTGGTCTTCACGGCCATCCCGTTTATTATCGCGCTGGTGCTCTTTATCGTCTTCGACCGCTCGGCGTCCGCGGCCGGCCTTATGCAGTTCGAGGAAAAGTACCTCTGGATTGCCCCGCTGAACGCTTACTACCACCTGGGCGTGGACGGCCTGAGCATGCCTTTATTGCTGCTTACCACCTTCCTCGGCTTCCTGGCGGTGCTGATTTCCTGGAAAGTCCACGCGCGCCCGCGCGAGTTCTTCGCCTGGCTGCTGCTGCTGGAAACCAGCATTATCGGCGTGTTCGTTTCTCTGGATTTGTTGCTGTTCTTCATCATGTGGGAAATCGAGGTCATCCCCATGTACTTCCTGATTTCCATTTGGGGCTCGGGGCGGCGGGGCTACAGCGCCACCAAGTACGTGATATACACCCTGTTCGGCAGCGCCTTGATGCTAACGGGTATTTTATGCGTTTATTTCACCACCCACAGCCTGAACATGGTTGACATCGCCAGCCAGGGTCTGGGCATGATGCAGAGCGCCATGCCGGCGGCGGCTATTTTCTGGCTGCTGTTTATCGGGTTCGCCGTGAAGCTGCCGATGTTCCCGCTGCATACCTGGCTGCCGGACGCCCATACCGATGCCCCCACCGCCGTGAGCGTAATGCTGGCCGGCGTGTTAATCAAGATGGGCGGTTACGGCATCCTCCGGCTCTGCGTGAGTATGTTCCCCGACCAGGCGCAGCAGTACGCCCAGGTTCTCATCGTGCTGGCGCTCATCGGCATTATCTACGGCGCCGCCATCACCCTGATGCAGACGGACATCAAGCGGCTTATCGCCTATTCCAGCATCAGCCACATGGGCTACGTTTTGCTGGGCATCTTCGCCCTGGGACAGGTGAGCATGACCGGCGCCGCTTTGCAGATGTTCAGCCACGGCATCATCACCGGGCTGCTCTTTGCCCTGGCCGGGCTGGTCATCCATAACGTGGAAGTCCGTGATTTGCGTAAGCTTGGCGGCCTGGCGCGGCAGACACCCGTTATCGCCGCCGTGTTCGTTATCGCCGGGCTGGCGTCTTTAGGCCTCCCCACCACCAGCGGCTTCGCCGCCGAGTTTATTACCTTCCTGGGGAGCTATACCAGCACGGCTGTGGCGCACCTTAACGTTTATACGATAGTGGCCATCATCGGCGTAGTGCTTACGGCCGGTTACATCCTCTGGATGCTCCAGCAGGCATTCTACGGCCCGGTGAAGGCGGAGTACAACGGCGTTAAAGACGCCGATAAGCTGGAAAAGGTTTACCTGTTCGTGCTGGTGGCGGTGATAATGCTGGTGGGGCTTTACCCGGCCGTCCTGACGGACGTTTTCAAGCTGGGCATTTCCCCCATCGCGGGGATGATTGGCGGCTAA
- a CDS encoding proton-conducting transporter membrane subunit: protein MIPHQLIWLIMLLPLFAFIINGLLLRPFIDRKSKIYGYVTILAIGLSAVFSVWALGSVMSADSHEIAVPDVSWLAIGNFHFHVGIIMDQLAAVMAVVVSVVSLMVQIYSLGYMQHDEAGYYRYYTYMSLFTFSMLGLVLSDNLLFTFVFWEMVGLCSYLLIGFWFHKKSAADAAKKAFIVTRIGDFGFLAGILILYFNTQTFDILQLHTLAVTGVLGGSALTWACIGLFGGAVGKSAQFPLHVWLPDAMEGPTPVSALIHSATMVCAGVFLVARTMPLFVFSHDAITIVAVIGGFTAIFAATMGLVANDIKRVLAYSTISQIGYMMLGLGAAGMAVSAEISGGHLHTTAEEMVIIAKAAVAVGMFHLFTHAFFKALLFMGSGSVNHATGTFDMRQMGGLRKTMPWTYATFLIGSLSLAGIWPLAGFWSKDEILATAFTSQPVLFWLAMITVFLTAFYMFRAIFMTFHGEYRGGAKEEGHDYSHTHESPWVMVGPLVFLAALAVCAGWWNVGGNFSTFFGHEVESGAGFLNFFKVFTHTVNGVPLPLISLIVALLGIFGAYAVYLKKWVTAESIGRIFGPLYKLVYRKYFFDELYENIIVKLVLMKNLFTGFKLFDEKGIDGAVNGAGAIITGGGNTIRRAQTGQLQLYGLFIGIGLVAIAIGVLLWG, encoded by the coding sequence ATGATACCACACCAGCTAATCTGGCTTATCATGCTGCTGCCGCTGTTCGCCTTTATCATCAACGGGCTGTTGCTGAGGCCGTTTATCGACCGTAAATCAAAGATTTACGGCTATGTCACCATCCTGGCGATAGGCCTTTCGGCGGTGTTCTCCGTGTGGGCGCTGGGATCCGTGATGTCCGCGGACAGCCATGAAATAGCCGTGCCGGACGTAAGTTGGCTGGCTATCGGCAATTTCCATTTCCACGTGGGCATCATCATGGACCAGCTGGCCGCCGTGATGGCGGTGGTGGTATCCGTGGTCTCTTTGATGGTGCAGATATACTCGCTGGGCTACATGCAACATGACGAGGCCGGCTACTACCGCTATTACACCTACATGTCCCTGTTCACCTTCTCCATGCTGGGGCTGGTGCTCTCTGATAACCTGCTCTTTACCTTCGTGTTCTGGGAGATGGTGGGGCTTTGCTCCTATCTCCTCATCGGTTTCTGGTTCCACAAGAAGTCGGCCGCGGACGCCGCCAAGAAAGCCTTTATCGTCACCCGCATCGGGGATTTCGGTTTCCTGGCGGGTATTTTAATACTGTATTTCAACACACAGACCTTCGATATTTTACAGCTGCACACGCTGGCCGTGACCGGCGTGCTGGGCGGCTCCGCTTTAACCTGGGCCTGTATCGGGCTATTCGGCGGGGCGGTGGGCAAAAGCGCCCAGTTCCCGCTTCATGTCTGGCTGCCGGACGCCATGGAAGGCCCCACCCCCGTCTCCGCCCTTATCCATTCCGCCACGATGGTCTGCGCCGGCGTCTTCCTGGTGGCGCGCACCATGCCGCTCTTTGTATTCTCCCATGACGCCATTACCATCGTGGCCGTTATCGGCGGTTTTACGGCCATCTTTGCCGCTACCATGGGACTGGTAGCCAACGATATCAAGCGCGTGCTGGCCTACTCCACCATCAGCCAGATAGGCTACATGATGCTGGGGCTGGGGGCCGCCGGCATGGCGGTATCCGCAGAAATCAGCGGCGGGCACCTGCATACCACGGCGGAAGAGATGGTAATTATCGCTAAAGCGGCGGTGGCGGTGGGCATGTTCCACCTCTTCACCCACGCCTTCTTTAAAGCGCTCCTGTTTATGGGGTCGGGCAGCGTCAACCACGCCACCGGCACCTTCGATATGCGGCAGATGGGCGGTCTGCGTAAGACCATGCCCTGGACCTACGCCACCTTCCTCATCGGTTCCCTGAGTCTGGCGGGCATCTGGCCGCTGGCCGGGTTCTGGAGCAAGGACGAAATCCTCGCCACGGCGTTTACCAGCCAGCCGGTGCTTTTCTGGCTGGCGATGATTACCGTGTTCCTGACCGCTTTCTATATGTTCCGCGCCATCTTCATGACTTTCCACGGGGAATACCGGGGCGGGGCTAAAGAGGAAGGGCACGACTACTCCCACACCCACGAGTCGCCGTGGGTCATGGTGGGGCCGCTGGTTTTCCTGGCGGCGCTGGCGGTTTGCGCCGGCTGGTGGAACGTGGGCGGCAATTTCAGCACCTTCTTCGGGCACGAGGTGGAGTCCGGCGCGGGCTTCCTGAATTTCTTTAAAGTATTCACCCATACCGTGAACGGGGTGCCGCTGCCGCTGATTTCATTAATCGTGGCGCTGCTGGGCATCTTCGGGGCGTACGCGGTCTACCTCAAGAAGTGGGTTACGGCGGAATCTATCGGCCGGATATTCGGCCCGCTGTATAAACTGGTATACCGCAAGTATTTCTTTGACGAGCTTTATGAAAACATCATCGTGAAGCTGGTACTGATGAAGAACCTCTTTACCGGCTTCAAACTGTTCGACGAAAAAGGCATCGACGGCGCGGTGAACGGCGCCGGGGCAATCATTACCGGGGGCGGCAATACCATCCGGCGCGCGCAGACGGGGCAACTGCAGCTTTACGGGCTGTTCATCGGCATCGGGCTGGTGGCTATCGCCATTGGTGTGCTGCTATGGGGATAG
- the nuoK gene encoding NADH-quinone oxidoreductase subunit NuoK produces MTIGLTHYLVLSAVLFCIGLYGALTRRNAVIILMCIEIMLNAVNISLVAFSSYVVPQLLTGQVFAIFVMVVAAAEVAVGLAIVFAIFRHFSGIDTNDINLMKW; encoded by the coding sequence GTGACGATAGGACTGACGCATTATCTGGTGCTGTCCGCGGTGCTGTTCTGCATCGGGCTCTACGGCGCGCTGACGCGGCGTAACGCCGTGATAATCCTGATGTGCATCGAGATTATGCTGAACGCGGTCAACATCAGCCTGGTAGCGTTTTCCAGCTACGTGGTACCGCAGCTTTTGACCGGCCAGGTCTTCGCCATCTTCGTGATGGTGGTGGCCGCCGCCGAGGTGGCAGTGGGGCTGGCGATAGTGTTCGCCATCTTCCGCCACTTTTCCGGCATAGATACCAATGATATCAACCTGATGAAATGGTAG